A window of Roseovarius sp. THAF27 contains these coding sequences:
- a CDS encoding (2Fe-2S)-binding protein, with the protein MTTFTLNGKETQIDASPDMPLLWALRDELNMTGTKYGCGVASCGACTVHVDGVPTRSCQTYLGDLEGATVTTIEGVESEAAKAIQEAWVELQVPQCGYCQSGQIMSASALLAETPNPTDSDIDTAMDGNLCRCASYARIRKAIHRAAEIMEA; encoded by the coding sequence ATGACGACATTTACGCTCAACGGAAAAGAAACCCAGATCGACGCAAGCCCGGATATGCCCCTGCTTTGGGCGCTGCGTGACGAACTGAACATGACGGGCACCAAGTACGGATGCGGTGTCGCCTCCTGCGGGGCGTGCACGGTGCATGTCGATGGCGTTCCGACGCGGTCCTGCCAGACTTACCTAGGCGACCTTGAGGGCGCGACGGTCACCACGATCGAAGGCGTGGAAAGCGAGGCCGCGAAGGCGATCCAGGAAGCATGGGTCGAACTTCAAGTGCCGCAATGCGGCTACTGCCAATCGGGGCAGATCATGTCTGCTTCGGCGCTCTTGGCCGAAACGCCCAATCCCACCGACTCAGACATCGACACGGCGATGGATGGCAACCTGTGCCGCTGCGCGTCCTATGCCCGTATCCGCAAGGCCATTCACCGGGCCGCAGAAATCATGGAGGCGTAA
- a CDS encoding lipocalin family protein → MLKHVIGAGMGLLMLAGCGGGPTSREGSFRDTGQPLSVTTRGNGMQDMGGPWFVRGYFPGDGGLAMVTLLPDLRGQQAVEFRNEACLLSGDCETDTEIWMAKPLGQNRWQLNREGEAPRQMWVVWVDDDFRTAAIGTPDGSYGWILDRRPEGGADRLRAAAEILNFNGYDTSRIKVR, encoded by the coding sequence ATGCTGAAACACGTGATCGGAGCAGGCATGGGCTTGCTGATGCTGGCGGGCTGCGGCGGCGGGCCCACCTCGCGCGAGGGATCGTTTCGCGACACGGGGCAGCCGCTGTCGGTCACGACGCGCGGCAACGGGATGCAGGACATGGGCGGGCCGTGGTTCGTGCGGGGGTATTTCCCCGGCGACGGCGGTTTGGCGATGGTGACGCTGCTGCCCGATCTGCGCGGCCAGCAGGCGGTGGAGTTCCGCAACGAGGCTTGCCTGCTGTCCGGCGACTGCGAAACGGACACCGAGATATGGATGGCAAAGCCGCTGGGGCAGAATCGTTGGCAACTGAACCGCGAGGGCGAAGCGCCGCGGCAGATGTGGGTCGTCTGGGTGGACGACGATTTCCGCACGGCGGCGATCGGGACGCCTGACGGCAGCTATGGCTGGATCCTCGACCGTCGCCCCGAAGGCGGTGCGGACCGGCTGCGGGCGGCGGCGGAAATTCTGAATTTCAACGGCTATGACACCTCGCGGATCAAGGTGAGATGA
- a CDS encoding SDR family oxidoreductase, with protein sequence MSRRVVITAGASGIGKRLAERFLEAGDRMAICDADPVAVAAMAEANPSIIAQQADVTDEAQMDAFLGQVEGEWGGADVVCANAGTGGQAGLIEDLDYAAWQQCVAVNLHGSFLTCRWAARVMRAQGSGLIVLTTSTAGQWGYPYRSPYSSAKWALVGLTKTLAMELGPAGVRVNAIAPGAVEGDRMDRVVAMEAAASGKTEDEVRAQYVRGVSLRSWVTADDLADMVLFLASSGASKISGQVMAVDGHTETLVP encoded by the coding sequence ATGAGCCGCCGCGTGGTCATCACCGCCGGCGCGTCGGGCATCGGCAAGCGGCTGGCCGAACGGTTTCTGGAGGCGGGCGACCGCATGGCGATCTGCGACGCCGACCCGGTGGCGGTGGCCGCGATGGCCGAGGCCAATCCTTCGATCATAGCGCAACAGGCCGATGTCACCGACGAGGCGCAGATGGACGCTTTCCTGGGTCAGGTCGAAGGCGAATGGGGCGGCGCGGACGTCGTGTGTGCCAATGCCGGGACCGGCGGGCAGGCGGGACTGATCGAGGACCTCGATTATGCCGCGTGGCAGCAGTGCGTGGCGGTCAACCTGCACGGGTCGTTCCTGACCTGCCGCTGGGCCGCGCGGGTGATGCGGGCGCAGGGCTCAGGGCTGATCGTGCTGACGACTTCGACGGCGGGGCAATGGGGCTATCCCTATCGCTCGCCCTATTCCTCGGCCAAGTGGGCGCTGGTGGGGCTGACCAAGACACTGGCGATGGAGCTGGGCCCGGCGGGCGTGCGCGTCAACGCCATCGCCCCCGGAGCCGTGGAAGGCGACCGGATGGACCGGGTCGTGGCCATGGAGGCCGCCGCCAGCGGCAAGACCGAGGACGAGGTGCGCGCGCAATACGTCAGGGGCGTCAGCCTGCGCAGCTGGGTCACGGCGGACGATCTGGCCGACATGGTGCTGTTTCTCGCCTCGTCGGGCGCGTCCAAGATCTCTGGGCAGGTGATGGCGGTGGACGGCCACACGGAAACGCTGGTGCCATGA
- a CDS encoding carnitine 3-dehydrogenase — protein MTKRAAIIGGGVIGGGWAARFLLNGWDVRVFDPDPQAERKVGEVLENARGALPMLYDCALPAEGKLSFHGSIAEAVDGADWIQESVSERLDLKHKVFAEIQAAAPGVPIGSSTSGFKPSELQQDATDPSTIMVTHPFNPVYLLPLIEVVPSEATSPEMVEVAKATLTQVGLYPLHVRKEIDAHIADRFLEAVWREALWLVKDGIATTEEIDNAIRYGFGLRWGQMGLFETYRVAGGEAGMRHFMAQFGPALSWPWTKLMDVPEFTPELVDLIADQSDAQSGHLSIRELERKRDRNLIAMMRALKQQGTASGKLVGQHQRTLMHPPQDARPMITQDRMVPVDWTDMNGHMNEGRYGQVFSDAAEGVMAYVGADEAYVSERQLSYFTVETTIKYLAETRAGEAIIVESRVTEGGGKKLRCFHEMKRKSDGEVMATCDQLMLHVSLETRRTCAPPEDVAEKVAALAALHAEE, from the coding sequence ATGACGAAACGGGCGGCAATCATCGGTGGCGGCGTGATCGGCGGCGGCTGGGCCGCGCGGTTCCTGCTGAACGGCTGGGATGTGCGGGTGTTCGACCCCGACCCGCAAGCCGAGCGCAAGGTGGGCGAGGTTCTGGAAAATGCGCGGGGTGCGTTGCCGATGCTCTATGACTGCGCCCTGCCCGCCGAGGGGAAGCTGAGTTTTCACGGCTCGATTGCCGAGGCGGTCGACGGCGCGGACTGGATCCAGGAAAGCGTGAGCGAGCGGCTCGACCTGAAGCACAAGGTCTTTGCCGAGATCCAGGCCGCAGCACCGGGCGTGCCCATTGGCTCCTCGACCAGTGGGTTCAAGCCGTCGGAATTGCAGCAAGATGCGACCGACCCGTCGACGATCATGGTCACGCACCCGTTCAACCCGGTCTACCTGCTGCCGCTGATCGAGGTGGTGCCGTCCGAGGCCACATCGCCCGAGATGGTCGAGGTGGCCAAGGCGACGCTGACCCAGGTGGGGCTCTATCCCCTGCATGTGCGCAAGGAGATCGACGCGCATATCGCGGACCGCTTCCTCGAGGCTGTCTGGCGCGAGGCGCTGTGGCTGGTCAAGGACGGCATCGCCACCACCGAGGAGATCGACAACGCCATCCGCTACGGCTTTGGCCTGCGTTGGGGGCAGATGGGCCTGTTTGAGACCTACCGCGTGGCCGGCGGCGAGGCCGGGATGCGGCATTTCATGGCGCAGTTCGGTCCGGCGCTGAGCTGGCCCTGGACCAAGCTGATGGATGTGCCGGAGTTCACGCCCGAGTTGGTGGACCTGATCGCGGACCAGTCGGACGCGCAGTCGGGGCACCTGTCGATCCGCGAGCTGGAGCGCAAGCGCGACCGCAACCTGATTGCCATGATGCGGGCGCTGAAACAGCAGGGCACCGCTTCGGGCAAGCTGGTCGGTCAGCATCAAAGGACGCTGATGCATCCGCCGCAGGACGCCCGGCCGATGATCACGCAGGACCGGATGGTGCCGGTCGACTGGACCGACATGAACGGGCATATGAACGAGGGCCGCTACGGGCAGGTTTTCAGCGATGCGGCTGAGGGCGTGATGGCCTATGTGGGCGCGGACGAGGCCTATGTGAGTGAGCGGCAGCTGAGCTATTTCACGGTGGAGACGACGATCAAGTACCTGGCCGAAACGCGGGCCGGGGAAGCGATCATCGTCGAGAGTCGGGTGACCGAAGGCGGCGGCAAGAAGCTGCGCTGTTTTCACGAGATGAAGCGCAAGAGCGACGGCGAGGTGATGGCGACCTGCGACCAGCTGATGCTGCATGTGAGCCTGGAGACCCGGCGCACCTGCGCGCCGCCAGAGGATGTGGCAGAGAAGGTGGCGGCGCTGGCCGCCCTGCACGCGGAGGAGTGA
- a CDS encoding GlxA family transcriptional regulator has product MPEWTKSALEPTRIGFLLFDRFSNLCLANCIEPLRAANTVGPKPIFDWTVLSLDGGPSRSSSDIEMIARASVTAMPKVDYLFVVASYGHEAHDSPRTRRRLRDAVHHADVVVGLDAGPWLLASAGLLDGRRATVHWDLLDAFTERFLTVDAEQARVLRDGNVITCAGAMSALDLTLDLIAQHAGMAVRLDVEALFLHGEPPVGRERTTQVVDPLVRRGLQMMRDTVEKPLSLEELAVRLSCQPRTLDRRFRARLGASPGKVYRHLRLAAARKLIEDSTLGIAEIAIRCGYDSPSSMTRAIRRQYGTTPRMLRSH; this is encoded by the coding sequence ATGCCGGAATGGACAAAATCAGCGCTTGAGCCGACCCGGATCGGGTTTCTGCTGTTCGACAGGTTCTCGAACCTGTGCCTGGCCAATTGCATCGAGCCTCTGCGCGCCGCCAATACGGTCGGCCCGAAGCCGATCTTCGACTGGACGGTGCTCAGCCTTGATGGCGGCCCGTCGCGGTCCTCCAGCGACATCGAGATGATTGCGCGCGCCTCGGTGACCGCAATGCCAAAGGTCGATTACCTGTTCGTGGTGGCCAGCTACGGTCACGAGGCGCATGACAGCCCGCGCACCCGCAGGCGGTTGCGGGACGCCGTTCACCACGCCGACGTCGTCGTGGGATTGGACGCAGGCCCGTGGCTGCTGGCGTCTGCGGGGTTGTTGGATGGACGCCGGGCAACGGTGCACTGGGACCTTCTGGACGCCTTCACCGAACGGTTCCTCACCGTCGATGCCGAACAGGCGCGCGTGCTCAGGGACGGAAACGTGATCACCTGCGCAGGGGCCATGTCTGCGCTCGACCTGACCCTGGATTTGATCGCGCAGCATGCCGGCATGGCGGTCCGGCTGGATGTCGAGGCGCTGTTTCTGCACGGCGAGCCGCCCGTGGGGCGGGAAAGGACCACGCAGGTGGTCGACCCGCTGGTGCGCCGCGGCTTGCAGATGATGCGCGACACGGTCGAGAAACCGCTTTCCCTGGAAGAGCTTGCGGTGCGTTTGTCCTGCCAGCCCCGGACGCTTGACCGCCGATTCCGTGCGCGGTTGGGGGCGTCTCCGGGCAAGGTCTATCGACATCTGCGCCTGGCCGCCGCGCGCAAACTGATCGAGGACAGCACGCTCGGCATTGCCGAAATCGCCATTCGCTGCGGGTACGACTCGCCGTCCTCCATGACCCGTGCCATCCGGCGACAATATGGCACTACGCCGCGAATGCTGCGATCCCATTGA
- a CDS encoding FAD-binding oxidoreductase: protein MTGKTCNVAVIGAGIVGVSTALWLAREGHTVTLIDKAGPGEATSYGNAGLLACSGTMPVPGPGLLGKAPRMALDPREPLYIRWRHLPALVPWLMKYLRHATADAAKTRADAILPLIGDSLADHQALAAGTEAEKYVVPCDYLYGYATRKAFDADRFTWDIRTEQGFEFSVMDRTALRAYDPIYGEAIRCAARIRRHGRISDPGAYVKALAKAAERLGVKLIHEEVEAIERSGGRVTGVRLAGETLSVDTAVVAAGAWSKSLTETLGIAVPLHPESGFHIELWEPSQMPRSPLMFAPGKFVITPMDGRIRLAGMVGYGGFDAPPPEAPYRMFMRHLKAALPGLTWRETTRWMGHRPAVSDSLPLIGEVPGVAGAYTGFGHDHVGLTAGPKTGRLLAQMISGARPNIDVAPFAPDRFTR, encoded by the coding sequence ATGACAGGCAAGACATGTAATGTTGCGGTGATCGGCGCCGGCATCGTGGGGGTGTCCACCGCGCTTTGGCTTGCCCGCGAAGGGCATACCGTAACCCTGATCGACAAGGCCGGTCCCGGCGAGGCGACGAGTTACGGCAACGCAGGCCTTCTGGCCTGCTCCGGGACAATGCCGGTGCCCGGCCCCGGCCTCTTGGGCAAAGCGCCGCGCATGGCACTCGATCCACGCGAACCGCTTTATATCAGGTGGCGGCACTTGCCCGCACTTGTGCCCTGGCTGATGAAATACCTGCGCCACGCGACGGCGGATGCGGCCAAGACCCGGGCGGACGCGATCCTGCCCCTGATCGGCGACAGCCTGGCCGATCACCAGGCCCTTGCGGCGGGAACCGAAGCGGAAAAATACGTCGTACCTTGCGATTATCTTTATGGATACGCGACCCGAAAGGCGTTCGATGCGGATCGCTTCACGTGGGACATCCGCACGGAGCAGGGATTCGAGTTCTCGGTAATGGACCGGACTGCGTTGCGCGCGTACGATCCGATCTACGGCGAGGCGATCAGGTGTGCCGCCAGAATACGGCGCCACGGGCGCATTTCGGATCCGGGCGCGTACGTCAAGGCGTTGGCAAAGGCCGCCGAACGCCTCGGGGTGAAGCTGATCCACGAGGAGGTCGAAGCGATAGAACGCAGCGGTGGGCGTGTCACGGGGGTGCGCCTGGCCGGCGAAACACTGTCCGTGGACACCGCCGTAGTCGCGGCAGGCGCATGGTCCAAATCCCTGACAGAGACGCTTGGCATCGCGGTTCCCCTGCATCCCGAAAGCGGGTTTCACATAGAGCTTTGGGAGCCGTCGCAGATGCCGCGGTCGCCCTTGATGTTCGCGCCGGGCAAGTTCGTGATCACGCCGATGGACGGCAGGATCCGGCTGGCCGGAATGGTCGGCTATGGCGGGTTTGATGCGCCGCCGCCCGAGGCACCCTACCGCATGTTCATGCGACACCTGAAAGCGGCGCTGCCGGGGCTAACATGGCGCGAAACCACGCGTTGGATGGGCCATCGTCCGGCGGTCTCGGACTCGCTTCCCTTGATCGGGGAGGTGCCGGGCGTTGCCGGCGCCTATACGGGCTTCGGCCACGATCACGTGGGGCTGACCGCCGGGCCCAAGACAGGCCGACTGTTGGCGCAGATGATCTCGGGCGCGCGCCCGAATATCGACGTTGCCCCCTTCGCGCCGGATCGTTTCACGCGCTGA
- a CDS encoding ABC-F family ATP-binding cassette domain-containing protein: protein MPVSVTLSELSWSTPDGTPLFSDLNLTFGPERIGLVGRNGTGKSTLLRLIAGHLNPATGKVCVTGSIGMMRQDAMHHSDDTIADLFGVRASLDLLDRAEAGEATADDLDEADWTLLARIDAALASCGLTAEPQTRLATLSGGERSRAALAALILGKPDFLLLDEPTNNLDRDGRRTVIDLIRAWNGGAIIASHDRELLEEMDAIVELSSLGTTRYGGNYSDYREHKDTELEAASRDLAYAEKTRAEAARRAQQAAERKARKDSAGRKARAKGDQPKILMDAAKERAEASGGAGVHLREARRNAAEKALAIAREKIEVLEPLRMEIAPTGLPPGKTVLRLDSVTGGHDPNRPVIRDLSLAVTGPERIVIAWPNGCGKTTLLKLIIGQLTPQFGQVDRSVPFAMLDQHVGLLDPDLSLRENFLAVNPAATTQTAHAALARFGFRADDALRRAGDLSGGERLRGGLACALGGTPPPALLILDEPTNHLDLSGIEALEEAMETYDGAVIAVSHDEAFLKSLGADRVVQLKQ, encoded by the coding sequence ATGCCTGTATCTGTTACCCTGTCCGAGCTGTCCTGGTCCACCCCTGACGGTACACCGCTTTTCTCCGACCTCAACCTGACCTTCGGCCCCGAGCGCATTGGCCTTGTGGGACGCAACGGGACTGGTAAAAGCACGCTTCTGCGCCTGATCGCGGGGCATCTGAACCCGGCCACAGGGAAAGTTTGCGTGACCGGGTCCATTGGCATGATGCGGCAGGATGCGATGCATCATTCGGACGACACCATCGCCGATCTATTCGGAGTGCGGGCATCGCTCGACCTGCTCGATCGAGCCGAGGCGGGCGAGGCGACAGCCGATGACCTTGATGAGGCCGACTGGACGCTACTCGCCCGGATAGACGCCGCGCTTGCCAGTTGCGGTCTGACAGCCGAGCCGCAGACACGGCTTGCCACGCTTTCCGGCGGAGAGCGCAGCAGGGCCGCCCTTGCTGCGCTGATCCTGGGAAAGCCTGATTTCCTGTTGCTGGACGAGCCGACAAACAACCTCGACCGGGACGGACGCAGGACCGTGATTGACCTTATTCGCGCCTGGAACGGCGGCGCGATCATCGCGAGTCATGATCGTGAGCTATTGGAGGAAATGGACGCCATCGTTGAACTCTCGTCGCTTGGCACGACCAGGTATGGCGGCAACTACTCCGATTATCGGGAGCATAAGGATACCGAATTGGAGGCCGCGTCACGTGATCTGGCTTATGCAGAAAAGACCCGCGCAGAGGCCGCGCGTCGTGCGCAACAAGCGGCCGAGCGCAAGGCCCGCAAGGACAGTGCCGGACGCAAGGCGCGGGCGAAGGGCGATCAGCCGAAAATTCTCATGGATGCCGCCAAGGAGCGGGCCGAAGCTTCGGGCGGCGCGGGCGTCCATCTGCGCGAAGCCCGGCGCAATGCGGCCGAAAAAGCACTAGCCATCGCGCGCGAGAAAATAGAGGTTTTGGAGCCCTTGCGCATGGAGATCGCACCGACCGGCCTACCGCCCGGAAAGACCGTTCTGCGGCTGGATTCTGTGACAGGCGGACACGATCCAAACCGCCCGGTAATCCGAGATCTGTCTTTGGCCGTCACCGGCCCCGAGCGGATCGTCATCGCCTGGCCGAACGGCTGTGGAAAAACCACGCTTCTCAAGCTTATCATCGGTCAACTCACCCCGCAGTTCGGGCAGGTGGACCGCTCCGTCCCATTCGCAATGCTGGATCAGCATGTTGGCCTGCTCGATCCCGACTTGTCCCTGCGCGAGAACTTTCTGGCGGTGAACCCCGCCGCAACGACGCAGACGGCCCATGCGGCTTTGGCCCGGTTCGGGTTCCGAGCGGATGACGCCCTGCGCCGCGCAGGTGACCTGAGTGGAGGCGAGCGGCTACGCGGTGGTCTGGCATGCGCCCTTGGCGGCACTCCGCCCCCTGCGTTGCTGATCCTGGACGAGCCGACCAATCACCTCGATCTGAGCGGTATCGAAGCCTTGGAAGAGGCAATGGAAACCTACGATGGTGCGGTCATTGCGGTGAGCCACGATGAAGCGTTTCTCAAATCACTCGGAGCCGACAGGGTAGTTCAACTGAAGCAATGA
- a CDS encoding DUF1203 domain-containing protein has translation MSIQFQPLPTDQVRHLRGTLRDIHDQPIEALVSDGTGTPCRHCLRTVPDGKRYLVLAWRPFQGLNPYTETGPIFLCADDCDAASLADTLPPMLTAPTYIVRGYTSDERICPGTGQVTATPQIRTYAARLLETPKIAFVDLRSASNNCFLCRVVRAK, from the coding sequence ATGAGCATACAGTTTCAACCTCTGCCGACCGATCAGGTGCGGCACCTGCGCGGAACCCTGCGCGATATCCACGACCAGCCCATCGAAGCGCTGGTATCCGACGGCACGGGAACCCCATGCCGCCATTGCCTGCGAACCGTCCCGGACGGGAAGCGCTATCTCGTTCTGGCATGGCGCCCGTTCCAGGGATTGAACCCCTATACGGAAACCGGGCCGATCTTTCTATGTGCAGACGATTGCGACGCGGCCTCACTGGCAGACACATTGCCGCCGATGCTGACGGCGCCGACCTATATCGTCCGGGGCTACACATCCGACGAGCGCATATGCCCGGGCACGGGTCAGGTAACCGCGACGCCGCAGATCCGAACCTACGCGGCGCGCTTGCTGGAGACCCCGAAGATCGCGTTCGTCGACCTCCGCAGCGCGTCGAACAATTGCTTCCTGTGCCGGGTCGTGCGGGCCAAATAG
- a CDS encoding xanthine dehydrogenase family protein molybdopterin-binding subunit — protein MRLIDKRDLIPATRALTTTRRGFLTLSAGAAGGLLLGAAVPVRGLAQSGAEGEMLVTPFVHVMPDNTVLVLSKHLDMGQGTASGLATLVADELDASMDQITTDFAPSNPEVYANTAFGVQGTGGSTAMPNSWEQYRKAGATVRAMLVNAAASEWGVDALEIGVSDGKLSAGENSATFGELASLAASQQPPEDVALKAPEDWAYIGKSFARVDVPQKTQGSVGMFGIDQQPEGGLVAVTARPPRFGATLASMDAADAKAMHGVHDVLEIPQGVVVVADSTWEAMQARDALALEWTEGSGETRGTDTLMEEFRALLDQPGNPAEPKGAAAAKLEQAKTVIEADYVFPYLAHAPMEPLDMTVLFDGSSAQFWGGSQLQTVDHGTAASVLGLEMGQVQVHTKWGGGSFGRRATGDAHLVAEAATIGKAWLDAGHDARPIKLVYTREDDIKGGYYRPMTMHRVRAGLDADGNISGWEHRIVSQSIAKGTPFEQYMVKDGVDDTTIEGIHPTPYAISDITVDVHHPDVGVPVLWWRSVGHTHTAYVMETMMDELAEAAGRDPVEFRLAYLGEDARLAEVLKLAVDKAGESGPEGTHRGIAVHKSFGSYVAEVADVRLREDGTIKVEKVTCGVDCGVPINPDNIVAQVEGALGYGLSSILREQVTLTDGEVDQFNFPDYTPLRISDMPEVAVHIVPSTEAPTGIGEPGTPPIGPAVANAVYKATGERVRSLPMSQHGLA, from the coding sequence ATGAGACTGATCGACAAACGCGACCTGATACCCGCCACACGCGCGCTGACCACGACGCGGCGCGGATTCCTGACCCTGTCCGCCGGTGCCGCAGGTGGCCTTCTGCTGGGGGCCGCCGTGCCGGTGCGCGGTCTGGCCCAGTCCGGTGCCGAGGGCGAAATGCTGGTCACGCCCTTCGTTCATGTCATGCCCGACAACACCGTGCTGGTGCTCAGCAAGCACCTCGACATGGGGCAGGGCACGGCCTCGGGTCTTGCCACGCTGGTGGCCGATGAACTGGATGCCTCGATGGACCAGATCACGACGGATTTCGCGCCGTCCAACCCCGAGGTCTATGCCAACACCGCGTTTGGCGTGCAGGGCACGGGCGGGTCCACCGCCATGCCCAACTCTTGGGAGCAGTACCGCAAGGCCGGCGCAACGGTCCGGGCGATGCTGGTCAATGCGGCTGCGAGCGAATGGGGCGTCGACGCCTTAGAGATCGGTGTTTCCGACGGCAAGCTGTCGGCCGGTGAAAACAGTGCCACCTTCGGCGAACTGGCGAGCCTCGCGGCCAGTCAGCAACCGCCCGAGGACGTTGCGCTGAAGGCGCCCGAGGATTGGGCCTATATCGGCAAGTCCTTTGCCCGCGTGGACGTGCCGCAAAAGACGCAAGGCAGTGTCGGCATGTTCGGGATCGACCAGCAGCCCGAGGGCGGGCTAGTTGCCGTCACGGCGCGCCCGCCGCGGTTCGGTGCAACCCTGGCCTCGATGGATGCAGCCGACGCAAAAGCGATGCATGGTGTGCATGACGTGCTGGAAATTCCGCAAGGCGTCGTCGTGGTGGCCGACTCCACGTGGGAAGCTATGCAAGCGCGGGACGCGCTGGCGCTGGAATGGACCGAGGGCTCTGGCGAGACCCGGGGGACGGACACGCTTATGGAAGAGTTCCGTGCCCTTCTGGACCAGCCTGGCAACCCGGCAGAGCCAAAGGGCGCCGCCGCGGCCAAGCTGGAACAGGCGAAGACCGTCATCGAGGCGGATTACGTTTTTCCCTATCTCGCCCATGCGCCGATGGAGCCGCTGGACATGACCGTGCTCTTCGACGGCAGTTCTGCGCAGTTCTGGGGCGGCTCGCAATTGCAGACCGTGGATCACGGCACCGCGGCCTCGGTCCTCGGGCTCGAGATGGGGCAGGTGCAGGTGCACACCAAGTGGGGCGGCGGCTCGTTCGGGCGTCGTGCCACGGGGGACGCGCACCTGGTCGCCGAGGCTGCCACCATCGGCAAGGCCTGGCTGGACGCCGGGCATGACGCGCGGCCCATCAAGCTGGTCTACACCCGCGAGGACGACATCAAGGGCGGCTACTATCGCCCCATGACGATGCACCGGGTGCGTGCTGGCCTCGATGCCGACGGCAACATCTCGGGCTGGGAGCATCGCATCGTGAGCCAGAGCATCGCCAAGGGCACGCCGTTCGAGCAATACATGGTCAAGGACGGCGTCGACGACACCACGATCGAGGGCATTCACCCCACGCCCTACGCGATTTCCGACATTACGGTCGACGTGCACCACCCGGATGTCGGCGTGCCGGTCCTGTGGTGGCGCTCGGTCGGACATACGCACACCGCCTATGTCATGGAAACCATGATGGACGAGCTGGCAGAAGCCGCCGGACGCGACCCGGTGGAGTTCCGCCTGGCTTACCTGGGCGAAGATGCGCGTCTGGCGGAAGTGCTGAAACTCGCGGTCGACAAGGCCGGAGAGTCCGGGCCTGAAGGCACGCATCGTGGGATCGCCGTGCACAAGAGCTTTGGCAGCTACGTTGCCGAAGTGGCCGATGTGCGACTGCGTGAAGATGGCACGATAAAGGTCGAGAAAGTGACCTGCGGCGTGGATTGCGGCGTTCCCATCAACCCCGACAACATCGTGGCGCAGGTCGAGGGCGCCTTGGGGTACGGTCTGTCGTCGATCCTGCGCGAGCAGGTCACGCTGACCGATGGTGAGGTGGATCAGTTCAACTTTCCCGACTACACGCCGCTGCGGATCTCGGACATGCCAGAGGTGGCGGTGCATATCGTGCCCTCGACCGAGGCGCCCACGGGTATCGGTGAACCCGGCACCCCACCCATCGGGCCGGCCGTGGCCAATGCGGTTTACAAGGCGACGGGCGAACGGGTGCGCAGCCTGCCGATGTCCCAGCACGGGCTGGCCTGA
- a CDS encoding 3-keto-5-aminohexanoate cleavage protein: MPLAMNREVFITCAVTGSGGTQDKSPHVPRSPQQIAESAIAAAKAGAAVVHCHVRDPETGVPSRDVKMFREVTERIRDAEVDVVLNLTAGMGGDMVFGNVENPLPLKEDATDMIGATERVAHVAECRPEICTLDCGTMNFAEADYVMTNTPGMLTAMGRMMTELGVKPEIEAFDTGHLWYAKQLVSDGVLDSPALVQLCMGVPWGAPDDLNTFMAMVNNVPQDWTFSAFGLGRNQMPYVAASVLAGGHVRVGLEDNLMLDKGVLATNEQLVARAKEIIERLGARVIGPEDVRKKLGLTKRAPV, translated from the coding sequence ATGCCGCTTGCCATGAACCGAGAGGTTTTCATCACCTGTGCCGTGACCGGATCGGGTGGAACGCAGGACAAGAGCCCGCACGTGCCGCGCAGCCCTCAGCAGATCGCCGAGAGCGCCATCGCGGCGGCGAAAGCGGGTGCGGCGGTTGTGCATTGCCATGTGCGGGATCCCGAGACCGGGGTGCCGTCGCGCGATGTGAAGATGTTCCGCGAAGTGACCGAGCGCATCCGGGACGCGGAGGTCGACGTGGTGCTGAACCTGACCGCGGGGATGGGCGGGGACATGGTGTTCGGCAATGTCGAAAACCCGCTTCCTCTGAAAGAGGACGCGACCGACATGATCGGCGCCACCGAGCGGGTGGCGCATGTGGCCGAATGCCGCCCGGAAATCTGCACCTTGGATTGCGGCACGATGAACTTTGCCGAGGCCGATTACGTCATGACCAACACGCCCGGCATGCTGACGGCGATGGGCCGGATGATGACGGAACTGGGCGTGAAGCCCGAGATCGAAGCCTTCGACACGGGCCATTTGTGGTATGCAAAACAACTTGTTAGCGATGGCGTCCTGGACAGTCCCGCGCTGGTGCAGCTGTGCATGGGCGTGCCGTGGGGCGCGCCGGATGACCTGAATACCTTCATGGCGATGGTCAACAACGTGCCTCAGGACTGGACCTTCAGCGCCTTCGGGCTGGGGCGCAACCAGATGCCCTATGTCGCGGCCTCGGTCCTGGCGGGCGGCCACGTGCGCGTCGGGTTGGAGGACAACCTGATGCTGGACAAGGGCGTGCTGGCCACCAACGAGCAGCTTGTCGCGCGGGCGAAAGAGATCATCGAACGGCTGGGCGCCCGCGTGATCGGACCGGAAGACGTGCGCAAGAAGCTGGGCCTGACCAAGCGGGCGCCGGTCTAA